The Candidatus Omnitrophota bacterium genome has a segment encoding these proteins:
- a CDS encoding MlaD family protein: MKIINNEVKTGLVVTIAVAAAVVFWVKTTDFGGKPYRVTTYFNYAEGVKLDSIVKLSGIEVGRVEKIKFNYAPDTKVELVLAIDSKAKLHEDSLAFISTSGFIGDAYIGLTPGSADKPFAGPGAILASEDPVEMRKLMKKADVIAENLDKTLVEVKKLAENVTGVVADNRSRIDSIAVNLEQTSVNFKEFSEDIKKHPWKLLMKGK; the protein is encoded by the coding sequence ATGAAGATAATAAACAATGAAGTGAAGACCGGTCTTGTCGTGACGATAGCAGTGGCGGCGGCGGTGGTCTTCTGGGTGAAGACGACCGACTTCGGCGGGAAGCCGTACAGGGTCACCACGTATTTTAATTATGCCGAAGGTGTAAAACTGGATTCCATAGTCAAACTTTCCGGCATAGAGGTCGGCAGGGTGGAGAAGATAAAGTTCAACTACGCCCCCGATACGAAAGTGGAGCTGGTGCTCGCGATCGACAGCAAGGCGAAACTCCACGAGGACTCTCTGGCGTTCATCTCCACGTCCGGTTTCATAGGGGACGCCTATATAGGCCTGACGCCCGGTTCCGCCGACAAGCCGTTCGCGGGCCCCGGGGCTATACTGGCGAGCGAGGACCCGGTCGAGATGAGAAAACTGATGAAGAAGGCGGATGTTATCGCCGAGAACCTGGACAAGACGCTCGTCGAGGTCAAGAAGCTTGCCGAAAACGTCACCGGGGTGGTCGCGGATAACCGTTCCAGGATAGACAGTATCGCGGTAAATCTCGAGCAGACCTCGGTCAATTTCAAAGAGTTCAGCGAGGACATCAAGAAGCATCCGTGGAAACTCCTGATGAAGGGGAAGTAA